Proteins encoded by one window of Pseudomonas coleopterorum:
- a CDS encoding phospholipase D family protein: protein MIALRCPRLLPLLLTLILAVQGCASVNAPREYSEMLPAEQSAFGRSVQAQVQAHHGQSGFRLLSSSDEAFRARAELIRNAQVSLDLQYYIVHDGFSTRALVDELLKAADRGVRVRILLDDTTSDGLDKTIATLAAHHNIQIRLFNPTHLGRSTGATRAVGRLLQLSRQHRRMHNKLWLADNSVAIVGGRNLGDEYFDAEPDMNFTDIDLLGFGPVAQQLGYSFDQYWNSALSQPIANFLFTVPTAKHLAASRVRLEKSLTTSRSQHHALYERLMTYQSAPQLDVWRRQLIWAWGQALWDAPTKVLARGEPDPHLLLTTQLAPELTQVKHELMLISAYFVPGEAGRDYLTGRADAGVDVSLLTNSLEATDVPAVHGGYVPYRKNLLEHGVKLFELRRQPGDDAGGTLSFSGSSDSSLHSKAMIFDERKSFIGSFNFDPRSVLWNTEVGVLVDSPELAAQMRHLAREGMSPARSYQVRLENGQVVWDTEDHQQMHTLYREPGDWWRRLNAWASEVIGLEKML, encoded by the coding sequence ATGATCGCTTTGCGCTGCCCCAGGCTGTTACCGCTGCTGTTGACCCTGATCCTCGCCGTGCAAGGCTGCGCCAGCGTGAATGCGCCGCGTGAATACAGCGAGATGCTCCCGGCCGAACAATCGGCCTTCGGCAGGTCGGTACAGGCCCAGGTGCAGGCCCATCATGGCCAGTCGGGCTTCCGCCTGCTGTCGAGCAGTGACGAGGCCTTTCGCGCACGTGCCGAGCTGATCCGCAATGCGCAGGTCAGCCTCGACCTGCAGTACTACATCGTCCACGACGGTTTCAGCACCCGCGCCCTGGTCGACGAACTGCTCAAGGCCGCCGACCGCGGCGTGCGTGTACGCATCCTGCTGGACGACACCACCAGTGATGGCTTGGACAAGACCATCGCCACCCTCGCCGCGCATCACAATATCCAGATCCGCCTGTTCAACCCCACCCACCTGGGTCGCTCGACCGGCGCTACGCGCGCGGTGGGCCGCCTGCTGCAACTGTCTCGGCAGCACCGGCGCATGCATAACAAACTGTGGCTTGCCGACAACAGCGTGGCCATCGTCGGCGGACGCAATCTGGGCGACGAATACTTCGACGCCGAGCCGGACATGAACTTCACAGACATCGACCTGCTCGGCTTCGGGCCGGTCGCCCAGCAGCTGGGCTACAGCTTCGATCAGTACTGGAACAGTGCGCTGAGCCAGCCGATCGCCAATTTTCTGTTCACGGTGCCGACGGCCAAACACCTGGCTGCGTCGCGGGTGCGCCTGGAAAAGTCCCTGACCACCTCGCGAAGCCAGCATCACGCCCTCTATGAACGCTTGATGACTTACCAAAGCGCGCCCCAGCTGGACGTCTGGCGGCGTCAGTTGATCTGGGCCTGGGGCCAGGCATTGTGGGATGCACCCACCAAGGTGCTGGCCCGAGGCGAGCCCGATCCGCACCTGCTGCTGACCACGCAGCTTGCCCCGGAGCTGACCCAGGTCAAGCATGAACTGATGCTGATCTCCGCCTACTTCGTGCCGGGCGAAGCTGGCCGCGACTACCTCACCGGACGCGCCGACGCCGGCGTCGACGTCAGCCTGTTGACCAATTCCCTGGAAGCGACCGACGTACCTGCGGTACATGGCGGCTACGTGCCCTACCGCAAGAACTTGCTCGAGCACGGAGTGAAGCTGTTCGAACTGCGCCGTCAGCCGGGTGACGATGCAGGTGGCACATTGAGCTTCAGTGGCAGTTCCGATTCCAGCCTGCACAGCAAGGCGATGATCTTCGACGAGCGCAAGTCCTTCATCGGCTCGTTCAACTTCGACCCGCGCTCGGTGCTGTGGAATACCGAGGTCGGCGTGCTGGTGGACAGCCCGGAACTGGCGGCGCAGATGCGTCACCTGGCCCGTGAGGGCATGTCGCCTGCACGCAGCTACCAGGTGCGCCTGGAAAATGGCCAGGTGGTGTGGGACACCGAGGACCACCAGCAGATGCACACCCTCTACCGCGAACCGGGTGACTGGTGGCGTCGGCTGAATGCGTGGGCCAGTGAAGTGATCGGGCTGGAGAAGATGCTTTGA
- a CDS encoding aldehyde dehydrogenase translates to MTTLTRADWEQRAQQLKIEGRAFINGEYTDAVSGQTFECVSPVDGRLLAQVASCDAADAQRAVENARATFNEGVWAKAAPAKRKATLIRFAGLLREHAEELALLETLDMGKPISDSLNIDVPGSANALAWSGEAIDKVYDEVAPTPHNQLGLVTREAVGVVAAVVPWNFPLMMACWKLGPALATGNSVILKPSEKSPLTAIRIAQLAIEAGIPKGVLNVLPGHGHTVGKALALHMDVDTVVFTGSTRIAKQLMIYAGESNMKRVWLEAGGKSPNIVFADAPDLQAAADSAASAIAFNQGEVCTAGSRLLVERSVKERFLPMVVEALKAWKPGNPLDPATNVGALVDTQQMNTVLSYISAGQEGGATLLVGGKRILEETGGTYVEPTIFDGVTNAMKIAQEEIFGPVLSVLTFDTAEEAVSIANDSPYGLAAAVWTADISKAHLTAKALRAGSVWVNQYDGGDMTAPFGGFKQSGNGRDKSLHAFDKYTELKATWIKL, encoded by the coding sequence ATGACCACTCTGACTCGCGCTGACTGGGAACAACGTGCCCAGCAGCTGAAGATCGAAGGGCGCGCGTTCATCAACGGCGAGTACACCGACGCCGTGTCGGGCCAGACCTTCGAATGCGTAAGCCCCGTCGACGGTCGTCTGCTGGCCCAGGTGGCCAGCTGCGACGCTGCCGACGCCCAGCGCGCGGTCGAGAATGCCCGCGCCACGTTCAACGAAGGCGTCTGGGCCAAGGCCGCGCCGGCCAAGCGCAAGGCCACCCTGATTCGTTTCGCCGGGTTGTTGCGCGAGCATGCCGAGGAGCTGGCGCTTCTGGAAACGCTGGACATGGGCAAGCCGATCAGTGATTCGCTGAACATCGACGTACCCGGCTCGGCCAATGCCCTGGCCTGGAGCGGCGAAGCCATCGACAAGGTCTACGACGAGGTCGCTCCGACCCCGCATAACCAACTAGGTCTGGTCACTCGTGAAGCCGTCGGTGTGGTGGCCGCAGTGGTGCCATGGAATTTCCCTCTGATGATGGCCTGCTGGAAGCTGGGGCCGGCTCTGGCCACGGGCAACTCGGTGATCCTCAAGCCGTCGGAGAAATCCCCATTGACCGCTATCCGTATCGCGCAGTTGGCGATCGAGGCGGGCATTCCCAAGGGCGTGCTCAATGTGCTGCCGGGCCATGGCCACACGGTCGGCAAGGCACTGGCCCTGCACATGGACGTGGACACCGTGGTCTTCACCGGTTCCACCAGGATCGCCAAGCAACTGATGATCTACGCGGGCGAGTCGAACATGAAGCGCGTCTGGCTGGAGGCGGGCGGCAAGAGCCCCAACATCGTGTTCGCCGATGCGCCTGACCTGCAGGCCGCAGCCGATTCGGCGGCCAGCGCCATTGCCTTCAATCAGGGCGAAGTTTGCACGGCGGGCTCGCGCCTGTTGGTGGAGCGTTCGGTCAAGGAGCGCTTCCTGCCGATGGTGGTCGAGGCGCTCAAGGCCTGGAAGCCAGGCAACCCGCTTGACCCGGCGACCAATGTCGGTGCTTTGGTGGACACCCAGCAGATGAATACGGTGCTGTCCTACATCAGCGCCGGTCAGGAAGGCGGCGCCACCTTGCTGGTGGGCGGCAAGCGCATCCTCGAGGAAACCGGCGGTACCTACGTCGAACCGACCATCTTCGATGGCGTGACCAATGCCATGAAGATCGCCCAGGAAGAGATTTTTGGGCCGGTGCTGTCGGTGCTCACCTTCGACACCGCCGAGGAGGCGGTCAGCATCGCCAACGACAGCCCCTACGGCCTGGCGGCTGCGGTATGGACCGCGGACATCTCCAAGGCACACCTGACGGCCAAGGCGCTGCGCGCCGGCAGCGTGTGGGTCAACCAGTACGACGGTGGCGACATGACTGCGCCGTTCGGTGGGTTCAAGCAGTCGGGCAATGGTCGTGACAAGTCGCTGCATGCGTTCGACAAATACACCGAACTGAAGGCCACCTGGATCAAGCTCTGA
- a CDS encoding cupin domain-containing protein — translation MNITSIVDFAQHSVTPERYRPAPEKILGGDPEQTLFNHYQSPCGQMNAGVWEGQVGQWTVNYTEHEYCEIVQGVSVLRDDQGNGKTLRAGDRFVIPAGFTGTWEVLEACRKIYVVFESK, via the coding sequence ATGAACATCACCAGCATCGTCGACTTCGCCCAACACAGCGTCACCCCGGAACGCTACCGCCCGGCGCCTGAAAAAATCCTCGGCGGCGACCCCGAACAGACACTGTTCAACCACTACCAGAGCCCCTGCGGCCAGATGAACGCGGGGGTCTGGGAAGGCCAGGTGGGGCAATGGACGGTCAACTACACCGAGCACGAATATTGCGAAATCGTGCAGGGCGTTTCCGTGCTGCGTGACGACCAGGGCAACGGCAAGACCTTACGCGCCGGCGACCGCTTCGTGATCCCTGCAGGCTTCACCGGCACCTGGGAAGTGCTGGAGGCGTGCCGCAAGATCTACGTGGTGTTCGAATCCAAATAA
- a CDS encoding glycoside hydrolase family 32 protein, with protein MTRRYFAIGSALLATGAAFYRFAQADEKRPTTGGNYTPQVHYAPPTGFMNDPNGLVFFDGEYHLYYQHNPSAATMGNVHWGHAVSPDLLNWQTLPTALFNTPAGQAFSGSAVVDQHNLSGLFQAQPDTGEQAGGIVAIYTRASATLQTQEIAVSSDRGRSFVEYAHNPVLDIGSSQFRDPKVFWHAPEQCWIMVVVEARSHRVLFYGSVDLKSWDKRGEFADSGLLGIDYECPDLIRLPVENGGERWVLILSINPGGPLGGSAVQYFIGDFDGRQFTAEDRVTRLMDFGKDFYAFQSFSNHSGAPVGLAWLSNWQYANEVPASPSRGMMTLPRTLGLRRVGKDWRLVQQFIDLAPLAGKVLIDDTRPWGSATLASAALPVGEAIEVRVEIELQPGAVVTVRLSNQAGETLEAGFDAGPFGGLFIDRHGASGFEQRYFVDRFSYAFQPDTRTMDMHLVIDRSCLELLGAAGSAAGTALYYTKSPLERISVVAQGGNARLSKVFVTTLNPITSAQAQHR; from the coding sequence ATGACACGACGTTATTTCGCTATCGGCTCCGCCCTGCTGGCTACCGGTGCGGCTTTTTATCGTTTCGCCCAGGCTGACGAAAAACGCCCTACCACCGGCGGCAACTACACGCCCCAGGTGCATTACGCGCCGCCCACAGGCTTCATGAACGACCCCAATGGCCTGGTGTTTTTCGACGGCGAATATCACCTTTACTATCAACACAACCCGTCGGCGGCGACGATGGGCAACGTGCACTGGGGACACGCCGTCAGCCCTGATCTTCTCAATTGGCAGACCTTGCCCACCGCCTTGTTCAACACCCCGGCCGGTCAGGCGTTCAGCGGCAGCGCGGTGGTTGACCAGCACAACCTGAGCGGACTGTTCCAGGCACAACCAGACACTGGGGAGCAGGCGGGCGGCATTGTCGCCATCTATACACGTGCTTCGGCAACCCTGCAGACCCAGGAAATCGCCGTTAGCAGCGACCGCGGGCGCAGCTTTGTCGAGTACGCTCACAACCCGGTGCTGGACATCGGTTCCAGCCAGTTCCGCGACCCCAAGGTCTTCTGGCACGCGCCGGAACAGTGCTGGATCATGGTGGTGGTCGAGGCACGCTCGCATCGGGTGCTGTTCTACGGCTCGGTCGATCTGAAATCCTGGGACAAGCGCGGTGAATTCGCAGACAGCGGCCTGCTGGGCATCGACTACGAGTGCCCGGACCTGATCCGTCTACCCGTCGAAAACGGCGGCGAGCGTTGGGTCCTGATCCTTTCGATCAACCCCGGCGGCCCCCTGGGCGGCAGTGCGGTGCAGTATTTCATCGGCGACTTCGACGGCCGGCAGTTCACCGCCGAGGACCGCGTCACGCGGCTGATGGACTTCGGCAAGGACTTCTACGCCTTTCAAAGCTTCTCCAACCACTCCGGGGCACCGGTGGGCCTGGCGTGGCTCAGCAACTGGCAGTACGCCAACGAGGTGCCTGCCTCACCGTCCAGAGGCATGATGACACTGCCGCGGACCCTGGGATTGCGGCGCGTGGGCAAGGACTGGCGGCTGGTGCAGCAGTTCATCGATCTCGCTCCCTTGGCGGGCAAGGTCCTGATCGACGACACCCGGCCATGGGGCAGCGCAACGCTGGCCAGTGCCGCATTGCCTGTCGGCGAGGCAATTGAGGTGCGTGTGGAAATTGAATTGCAGCCAGGTGCCGTGGTGACGGTCCGTCTGTCCAATCAGGCTGGAGAAACCCTTGAGGCCGGATTCGACGCGGGCCCTTTCGGCGGCTTGTTCATCGACCGACACGGTGCGTCAGGCTTTGAGCAGCGCTATTTCGTCGACCGGTTTTCGTATGCCTTCCAACCTGATACCCGCACCATGGACATGCACTTGGTGATCGATCGTTCCTGCCTGGAATTGCTCGGTGCCGCAGGCAGCGCGGCAGGGACTGCGCTGTACTACACGAAATCGCCATTGGAGCGCATCAGCGTTGTTGCACAAGGAGGAAACGCACGCCTGAGCAAGGTTTTCGTCACCACCCTGAACCCCATCACCAGCGCCCAAGCCCAGCATCGCTAG
- the rpmG gene encoding 50S ribosomal protein L33, with amino-acid sequence MRELIRLISSAGTGHFYTTDKNKRTTPDKIEIKKFDPVVRKHVMYKEGKIK; translated from the coding sequence ATGCGTGAATTGATTCGTTTGATCTCGAGCGCCGGTACTGGTCACTTCTACACTACCGACAAGAACAAGCGTACTACCCCGGACAAGATCGAGATCAAGAAATTTGATCCGGTTGTTCGCAAGCACGTGATGTACAAGGAAGGCAAAATCAAGTAA
- the rpmB gene encoding 50S ribosomal protein L28: protein MSRVCQVTGKGPVTGNNISHANNKTRRRFLPNLQHHRFWVEEEKRFVRLRVSAKGMRIIDKRGITVVLAEIRKAGKI, encoded by the coding sequence ATGTCGAGAGTCTGTCAAGTTACCGGTAAGGGTCCGGTGACTGGGAATAACATTTCCCACGCAAACAACAAAACCCGTCGTCGTTTCCTGCCGAACCTGCAGCATCACCGCTTCTGGGTTGAAGAAGAGAAACGTTTTGTTCGCCTGCGCGTATCCGCCAAGGGCATGCGTATCATCGACAAGCGCGGCATCACTGTCGTGCTGGCCGAAATTCGCAAAGCTGGCAAGATCTAA
- a CDS encoding ABC transporter substrate-binding protein encodes MRLATLPFLLAPLFASALVHAAPLTVCTEASPEGFDVVQYNSLTTTNASADVLMNRLVEFDAKAGKVIPSLADSWTVSADGLTYTFKLHPGVKFHDTAYFKPDRELNAQDVLFSFQRMLDPANPWHKVAQSGFPHAQSMQLPGLIKKVEAPDPLTVRFTLDHPDATFLATLSMGFASIYSAQYADQLMKAGTPEKLNSQPIGSGPFVFVRFEKDAVVRYKANPDYFAGKPAVDPLLFAITPDANVRLQKLRRNECQLTLSPKPLDIAAAADDKSLKVIKTEAFMTAFVAINSQHPPLDKPEVRQAINLAFDKDSYLKAVFEGTADAANGPYPPNTWSYARDLPGYKQDAAKARELLAKAGLKDGFNTTIWTRPSGSLLNPNPSLGAQLLQADLAKVGIKAEIRVIEWGELIRRAKAGEHDLLFMGWAGDNGDPDNFLTPQFSCAAVQSGTNFARYCDKGLDKLISDGKAVTDQAQRSKLYQQAQAQIQKQALWLPLAHPTAAVLAREGVEGYTVSPFGRQDFSRVSVEK; translated from the coding sequence ATGCGTCTTGCGACTTTGCCGTTCTTGCTTGCTCCCCTGTTTGCCTCCGCACTGGTGCATGCCGCACCGCTGACGGTCTGTACCGAAGCCAGCCCCGAGGGCTTCGACGTGGTGCAGTACAACTCCTTGACGACCACCAACGCGTCAGCCGACGTGTTGATGAACCGCCTTGTAGAGTTCGACGCCAAGGCCGGCAAGGTCATTCCCAGCCTGGCGGACAGCTGGACCGTGTCGGCCGATGGCCTGACCTACACGTTCAAGCTGCACCCAGGGGTCAAATTCCACGACACTGCCTACTTCAAGCCAGACCGTGAGCTGAACGCGCAGGACGTGCTGTTCAGTTTCCAACGCATGCTCGACCCGGCCAACCCCTGGCACAAAGTGGCGCAAAGCGGTTTTCCGCACGCCCAGTCGATGCAACTGCCCGGCCTGATCAAGAAAGTCGAGGCGCCTGATCCACTGACCGTACGGTTCACCCTGGATCATCCCGATGCAACGTTCCTGGCGACCCTGAGCATGGGCTTCGCCTCGATCTATTCGGCGCAATACGCCGACCAATTGATGAAAGCCGGCACTCCGGAAAAACTCAACAGCCAGCCGATCGGCAGCGGGCCCTTCGTATTCGTGCGCTTCGAAAAAGACGCCGTGGTGCGCTACAAGGCCAACCCGGACTACTTTGCCGGCAAGCCTGCCGTCGACCCTTTGCTGTTCGCCATCACCCCGGACGCCAACGTGCGCCTGCAGAAGCTGCGCCGCAACGAGTGCCAGCTGACCCTGTCGCCCAAGCCCCTGGACATCGCTGCGGCCGCCGACGACAAGAGCCTGAAGGTGATCAAGACCGAGGCTTTCATGACCGCGTTCGTGGCCATCAACAGCCAGCACCCGCCTCTGGACAAGCCTGAGGTGCGCCAGGCCATCAACCTGGCCTTCGACAAGGACAGCTACCTCAAGGCCGTCTTCGAAGGCACCGCCGACGCTGCCAACGGCCCCTACCCGCCCAACACCTGGAGCTATGCACGGGACCTGCCCGGCTACAAGCAGGATGCGGCCAAGGCGCGCGAGTTGCTCGCCAAGGCAGGCTTGAAGGACGGCTTCAACACCACGATCTGGACCCGTCCTTCGGGCAGCCTGCTCAACCCCAACCCCAGCCTGGGCGCGCAGCTGTTGCAGGCCGACCTGGCCAAGGTCGGCATCAAGGCCGAGATCCGCGTGATCGAATGGGGCGAGTTGATTCGCCGTGCCAAGGCTGGCGAGCATGACCTGCTGTTCATGGGCTGGGCCGGCGACAACGGCGATCCGGACAACTTCCTCACCCCGCAGTTTTCCTGCGCAGCCGTGCAGTCGGGTACCAACTTCGCTCGCTATTGCGACAAGGGTCTGGACAAGCTGATCAGCGACGGCAAGGCAGTGACCGATCAGGCCCAACGCAGCAAGCTGTACCAGCAGGCCCAGGCGCAGATCCAGAAGCAGGCGCTGTGGCTACCGCTGGCCCACCCCACCGCCGCCGTACTGGCTCGCGAAGGGGTCGAGGGCTACACCGTCAGCCCATTCGGTCGACAGGATTTCTCCAGGGTGTCAGTGGAGAAATAG
- the radC gene encoding RadC family protein: protein MSIRDWPEAERPRERLLAYGPGSLSDGELLAIFLRTGVAGHSAVDVARNLLIRFGGLRALLEADQKTFSQHFGMGPAKYAQLQASIEMNRRYMAERLNRGPAMEDPSSVRHYLKAKLRHERQEVFGCLFLDTKHQPLGFEVLFRGTIDSAAVYPREVVKRAIATNAAALILAHNHPSGNPTPSQADRSLTQRLKESLALVDVRVLDHIIIGEGEPLSMVEHGWM, encoded by the coding sequence ATGAGTATTCGCGATTGGCCCGAGGCCGAGCGCCCGCGTGAGCGCCTGCTGGCGTATGGTCCGGGCAGTCTTTCCGATGGCGAGCTGCTGGCGATATTCCTGCGCACCGGCGTGGCCGGGCACAGCGCCGTCGACGTCGCGCGCAACCTGCTGATCCGCTTCGGTGGCCTGCGCGCCTTGCTCGAAGCCGACCAGAAAACCTTCAGCCAGCACTTCGGCATGGGCCCTGCCAAGTACGCCCAGTTGCAGGCCTCCATCGAGATGAACCGCCGCTACATGGCCGAGCGGTTGAACCGTGGCCCGGCCATGGAAGATCCATCGTCGGTGCGCCACTACCTCAAAGCCAAGCTGCGCCATGAACGCCAAGAAGTGTTCGGTTGCCTGTTTCTGGACACCAAGCATCAGCCGCTGGGTTTCGAGGTGCTGTTTCGCGGCACCATCGACAGCGCGGCGGTGTATCCGCGTGAAGTGGTCAAGCGGGCCATAGCTACAAATGCGGCAGCGCTGATCCTGGCGCACAATCACCCTTCCGGAAACCCGACCCCGAGCCAGGCCGATCGCTCGCTGACCCAGCGCCTCAAGGAATCATTGGCGCTGGTGGATGTGCGGGTGCTTGACCACATCATCATCGGCGAGGGTGAGCCGCTGTCAATGGTCGAGCATGGGTGGATGTAA
- the coaBC gene encoding bifunctional phosphopantothenoylcysteine decarboxylase/phosphopantothenate--cysteine ligase CoaBC, whose amino-acid sequence MQRLYRKRIILGVGGGIAAYKSAELVRRLLEQGAEVRVVMTKGGSEFITPLTLQALSGHPVHMDLLDPAAEAAMGHIDLAKWADLVLIAPATADLMARLAQGLANDLLTTLVLATDATVAIAPAMNQAMWRDPATQDNLHLLRSRGLKVFGPAAGSQACGDIGLGRMLEATELALCAAECFEHLALTGKHVLITAGPTQENIDPVRYITNHSSGKMGFALAEAAVEAGARVTLICGPVHLPTPDRVTRIDVVSARDMLAACEAGMPCDVFIASAAVADYRPEVVAAQKLKKDPSSGDGLLLQMVRNPDILATIAGRADRPFSVGFAAETEHLLDYAARKLKDKNLDLIVANDVANPSIGFNSEENACSVIDRQLQTTAFAQTSKGKIARQLVSFIAKRLDQV is encoded by the coding sequence ATGCAGCGGCTGTATCGAAAACGCATCATTCTGGGCGTCGGCGGCGGCATTGCCGCCTACAAAAGCGCCGAGCTGGTACGTAGGCTTCTGGAGCAAGGCGCCGAAGTGCGCGTGGTAATGACCAAGGGCGGCAGCGAGTTCATCACGCCACTGACCCTGCAGGCGCTGTCCGGCCACCCGGTGCACATGGACCTGCTCGACCCGGCGGCCGAAGCTGCCATGGGCCACATCGATCTGGCCAAATGGGCCGACCTGGTCCTCATCGCCCCGGCCACCGCCGACCTGATGGCACGCCTGGCCCAGGGCCTGGCCAACGACCTGCTGACCACCCTGGTACTGGCCACCGACGCCACCGTGGCCATCGCCCCGGCCATGAACCAGGCCATGTGGCGCGACCCGGCCACACAGGACAACCTGCACCTGCTGCGCAGCCGCGGCCTCAAGGTCTTCGGTCCGGCCGCTGGCAGCCAGGCCTGCGGCGACATCGGCCTGGGCCGCATGCTCGAAGCCACCGAACTGGCGCTGTGCGCGGCCGAATGTTTCGAGCATCTGGCACTGACCGGCAAGCACGTGTTGATCACTGCCGGGCCGACCCAGGAAAACATCGACCCGGTGCGCTACATCACCAATCACAGCTCCGGCAAGATGGGCTTTGCCCTGGCCGAAGCGGCCGTCGAAGCCGGCGCTCGCGTCACCTTGATCTGCGGCCCGGTGCACCTGCCCACACCCGACCGCGTCACCCGCATCGACGTGGTCAGCGCGCGCGACATGCTCGCCGCCTGCGAGGCTGGCATGCCCTGCGACGTGTTCATCGCGTCCGCCGCCGTGGCCGACTATCGTCCCGAAGTGGTGGCTGCGCAGAAGCTCAAGAAAGACCCCAGCAGCGGTGACGGCCTGCTGTTGCAGATGGTCCGCAACCCGGACATCCTGGCAACCATCGCCGGTCGCGCCGATCGTCCATTCAGCGTCGGCTTCGCGGCCGAGACCGAGCACCTGCTCGACTACGCCGCGCGCAAGCTCAAGGACAAGAACCTGGACTTGATCGTGGCCAACGACGTCGCCAACCCCAGCATCGGTTTCAACAGTGAAGAAAACGCCTGCAGCGTGATCGACCGCCAGTTGCAGACCACTGCTTTCGCTCAGACCAGCAAGGGCAAGATCGCCCGCCAGCTGGTTTCCTTCATCGCCAAGCGCCTCGACCAGGTTTAA
- the dut gene encoding dUTP diphosphatase, which produces MHALQAKILDPRLGRDFPLPHYATPGSAGLDLRAMLQQDTLLAPGQTLLIPTGLSIYIGDPGLAAMILPRSGLGHKHGIVLGNLVGLIDSDYQGELMVSCWNRGDSEFTLTVGERIAQLVLVPVVQAHFELVESFDESQRGTGGFGHSGTQ; this is translated from the coding sequence ATGCACGCCCTACAAGCCAAGATCCTTGACCCACGTCTGGGCCGGGACTTCCCGCTGCCACACTACGCCACACCCGGTTCCGCAGGTCTGGACCTGCGCGCCATGCTGCAGCAAGACACCCTGCTGGCACCTGGACAGACCCTGCTGATCCCTACCGGCCTTTCGATCTATATCGGTGATCCGGGCCTGGCAGCGATGATCCTCCCGCGCTCGGGCCTGGGCCACAAGCACGGTATCGTGCTCGGCAACCTGGTCGGCCTGATCGACTCCGATTACCAGGGCGAACTGATGGTCTCGTGCTGGAACCGTGGCGACAGCGAGTTCACCCTGACGGTGGGCGAGCGTATCGCTCAACTGGTGCTGGTTCCTGTGGTGCAGGCTCACTTCGAACTGGTCGAAAGCTTCGACGAAAGCCAGCGCGGGACCGGCGGTTTCGGTCACTCCGGCACCCAGTAA